From Agelaius phoeniceus isolate bAgePho1 chromosome 27, bAgePho1.hap1, whole genome shotgun sequence, one genomic window encodes:
- the LOC129132068 gene encoding uncharacterized protein LOC129132068, producing MEDQRVSPPELPLERQVTVVATLGTVVAAVTGQHRDVRRRVSPKFLHAALGRFTQSLREILDHGDVTSLGHRGVPSLGQALAAFDPTTPEASWDHVRAVATAWWTLVAALEERWKRLAWEAAELVVICEHTDPARARDPQDKATYRGTAWHNLVATVRWSMVTLDWEKEQEEEVASAGATRDAQEAAATSKEEVATSEAMGEAVVARVDTRRGHWAEAALEPLKRLVEACDRAVAFTRNVEFYLWEVKFILKWGEQTSRDVREDLEAKVAELEQLWNASARLFRNYLLGVLELIDSILLNPYGGPGGPGGPGGPGSRAVTKLCEKAIENIPKLLRGQ from the exons ATGGAGGACCAACGG gtgtcccctcccgAGCTGCCGCTGGAGCGGCAGGTCACCGTGGTGGCCACACTGGGCACGGTGGTGGCCGCCGTGACCGGGCAACACAGGGACGTGCGGCGACGCGTGTCCCCAAAGTTCCTGCATGCAGCCCTGGGGCGATTCACCCAGAGCCTCCGTGAGATCCTGGACCACGGCGATGTCACCTCCCTGGGCCACCgtggtgtcccctccctgggccaGGCCCTGGCTGCCTTTGACCCCACCACCCCAGAGGCCAGCTGGGACCATGTGAGAGCCGTGGCCACGGCCTGGTGGACGTTGGTGGCTGCGCTGGAGGAGAGATGGAAACGCCTGGCCTGGGAGGCTGCTGAGCTCGTAGTTATCTGTGAGCACACGGACCCTGCCCGGGCCAGGGACCCACAGGACAAGGCCACCTACCGGGGGACAGCTTGGCACAACCTGGTGGCCACGGTCCGGTGGTCAATGGTGACCCTGGActgggagaaggagcaggaggaggaggtggccTCGGCAGGGGCCACGCGCGATGCCCAGGAGGCAGCGGCCACCAGCAAGGAGGAGGTGGCCACCAGCGAGGCCATGGGAGAGGCTGTGGTGGCAAGGGTGGACAccaggaggggacactgggcagaggcagccctggagccgcTGAAGCGCTTGGTGGAAGCGTGTGACCGAGCCGTCGCGTTCACCAGGAACGTGGAGTTCTACCTCTGGGAGGTCAAGTTCATCCTGAAGTGGGGAGAGCAGACGTCCCGCGACGTTCGCGAGGACTTGGAGGCCAAGGTGGCCGAGTTGGAGCAGCTGTGGAATGCCAGCGCCCGCCTGTTCAGGAATTACCTGCTGGGGGTACTTGAGCTCATTGACAGCATCCTCTTGAATCCCTatggtggccctggtggcccCGGTGGCCCAGGTGGCCCTGGCAGCCGCGCAGTGACCAAGCTGTGTGAAAAAGCCATCGAGAACATCCCGAAGCTGCTGCGGGGACAGTGA